One window of the Pseudomonas sp. S04 genome contains the following:
- a CDS encoding lysine N(6)-hydroxylase/L-ornithine N(5)-oxygenase family protein, whose protein sequence is MSQRQSSNKPFDVIGVGFGPSNLALAIALEEQAETAGRRANSLFLDRQTDYHWHGDTLVSQSELQISFLKDLVTLRNPTSRHSFVNYLQQHGRLIDFINLGTFYPCRMEYSDYLRWVAGHFREQCAYGNRVDRVEPVIGMDGSVELLDVVSVDSQGREHRRRTRSVVVGTGGTPRIPAVFRDLRDDDRVFHHSRYLSRITQQRCARGEPMRIAVVGGGQSAAEAFIDLNDSYPNVKVDLILRSEVLKPADDSPFVNQIFAPENTHLFFDQPEPERERLISEFHNTNYSVVDLNLIEQIYAILYRQKVSKRERHAFRCRTQVQSATSGEHGVRLHLRDVATGQEEVQHYDAVILATGYERTSHKTLLAPLADYLGDFDVERSYRVRATPNLKAGVFVQGFSEANHGLSDTLLSVLPARAWEISEALLEMAESCEHEHLQLLDTALSASA, encoded by the coding sequence ATGTCCCAGCGACAGTCCAGCAACAAGCCCTTCGACGTCATCGGCGTCGGCTTCGGCCCTTCCAACCTGGCCTTGGCCATCGCCCTCGAGGAACAGGCCGAAACGGCGGGTCGCCGAGCCAACAGCCTGTTCCTCGACCGGCAGACTGACTATCACTGGCACGGCGATACCCTGGTCAGCCAGAGCGAATTGCAGATCTCCTTCCTCAAGGACCTGGTGACCCTGCGCAACCCCACCAGCCGCCACAGCTTCGTCAATTACCTGCAACAGCACGGCCGCCTGATCGACTTCATCAACCTGGGCACGTTCTATCCTTGCCGCATGGAATACAGCGACTACCTGCGCTGGGTCGCCGGGCATTTCCGCGAGCAGTGTGCCTACGGCAACCGCGTGGACCGGGTCGAGCCGGTGATTGGCATGGATGGCAGCGTCGAACTACTGGACGTGGTCTCGGTGGACAGCCAGGGCCGTGAACATCGCCGACGCACCCGCTCGGTAGTGGTCGGCACCGGTGGCACGCCACGCATTCCTGCGGTGTTCCGGGACCTGCGCGACGACGACCGGGTGTTCCACCACTCGCGGTATCTGAGCCGCATCACCCAGCAACGCTGCGCCCGTGGTGAGCCAATGCGCATTGCCGTGGTCGGCGGCGGGCAGAGCGCGGCCGAGGCGTTCATCGACCTCAACGACAGCTACCCGAACGTCAAGGTTGACCTGATCCTGCGCAGCGAAGTGCTCAAGCCGGCCGACGACAGCCCCTTCGTCAACCAGATCTTCGCTCCGGAAAACACCCACCTGTTCTTCGATCAGCCCGAGCCCGAGCGCGAGCGGCTGATCAGCGAATTCCACAACACCAACTATTCAGTGGTGGACCTGAACCTGATCGAACAGATCTACGCCATTCTCTATCGCCAGAAAGTCTCCAAGCGTGAGCGCCATGCCTTCCGCTGCCGGACTCAGGTGCAGAGCGCCACGTCCGGCGAACACGGAGTGCGCCTGCACCTGCGCGATGTCGCCACGGGCCAGGAAGAAGTCCAGCACTACGATGCCGTGATCCTCGCTACCGGTTACGAACGCACCTCGCACAAGACCCTGCTGGCACCGCTGGCCGACTACCTGGGCGACTTCGACGTCGAGCGCAGCTACCGCGTGCGCGCCACGCCGAACCTCAAGGCCGGCGTGTTCGTCCAGGGTTTCTCGGAGGCCAACCACGGCCTCAGCGATACCCTGCTGTCGGTCCTGCCGGCCCGCGCCTGGGAGATCTCCGAGGCGTTGCTGGAGATGGCCGAGTCCTGCGAGCACGAACACCTGCAATTGCTCGACACTGCCCTGTCGGCGTCCGCCTGA
- a CDS encoding FecR family protein — protein sequence MPNPSVPQQSPSEMAADWCVRLHFEDCTDADRAEFLRWYDADPEHAAEYLKMCRVWQVSEQLPPRAQVPLEARSRRRRAPLLARAAVLALAVGAAWAGGWSGGMLPGSVRYFMAEQARRQVQLPDNSQVELNQRTGMLYLGFRDRRQVLLRDGEAYFDVQRDVDKPFLISTDNASVRVTGTHFNIWTAPAQTTVSVSEGTVLVSRGEDGDGRNQGTELTAGLQAVVSQGRMLQLKRIDPARSMAWRNGKLMLDDISLRDAIVQINRYLKVPLQLEGNEVGELRFGGIYDTSDLGQLISALPRVLPVKLRRGDDVILISSR from the coding sequence ATGCCCAACCCCTCTGTTCCCCAGCAATCCCCGAGCGAAATGGCCGCCGACTGGTGCGTGCGTTTGCATTTCGAGGATTGCACCGACGCGGACCGTGCCGAGTTCCTGCGTTGGTACGATGCCGACCCGGAACACGCTGCGGAGTACCTGAAGATGTGCCGGGTGTGGCAGGTCAGCGAGCAGTTGCCGCCGCGTGCGCAAGTGCCGCTTGAGGCTCGTTCGCGGCGCCGCCGCGCGCCGTTGCTGGCCCGCGCCGCGGTGCTGGCACTGGCCGTGGGTGCTGCATGGGCGGGCGGTTGGTCGGGGGGCATGTTGCCGGGCAGCGTGCGCTACTTCATGGCCGAGCAAGCGCGGCGCCAGGTTCAGCTTCCCGATAACAGTCAGGTGGAACTCAATCAGCGCACCGGGATGCTGTACCTGGGCTTTCGTGATCGGCGCCAGGTGTTGCTGCGTGACGGCGAGGCCTATTTCGATGTACAACGCGACGTCGACAAGCCGTTCTTGATCAGTACCGACAACGCCAGCGTGCGGGTCACCGGTACGCACTTCAATATCTGGACCGCACCGGCGCAGACCACCGTCAGCGTGAGCGAAGGCACGGTACTGGTGTCGCGTGGCGAGGACGGCGACGGCCGCAACCAGGGCACCGAACTGACTGCCGGTTTGCAGGCCGTGGTGAGCCAGGGGCGCATGCTCCAGCTCAAGCGCATCGACCCCGCGCGTTCGATGGCCTGGCGCAACGGCAAGCTGATGTTGGACGACATCAGCCTGCGCGATGCCATCGTACAGATCAATCGTTACCTCAAGGTGCCTCTGCAACTGGAAGGCAACGAAGTCGGCGAGCTGCGTTTCGGCGGCATCTACGACACCAGCGACCTCGGCCAGTTGATCAGCGCGCTGCCACGGGTGCTCCCGGTAAAACTGCGCCGTGGCGATGACGTGATCCTGATTTCGTCCCGCTGA